A single region of the Tachyglossus aculeatus isolate mTacAcu1 chromosome X1, mTacAcu1.pri, whole genome shotgun sequence genome encodes:
- the PLEKHJ1 gene encoding pleckstrin homology domain-containing family J member 1 isoform X3, producing the protein MRYNEKELQALARQPAEKAAELGMRGPKKGSVVKRRLVKLVVNFLFYFRTDEAEPIGALLLEHCRIAKEEQSSFSISFSEEPDRKYYFECSSEEQCQEWVEALRRASYEFMRRSLIFYRNEIQKVTGKPLVCRQDPLEQYGISEEARFQLNRTGRV; encoded by the exons ATGCGCTACAATGAGAAAGAACTGCAGGCCCTGGCGAGGCAGCCCGCGGagaaagcggcggagctggggatGCGGGGCCCCAAGAAGGGCAGcg TGGTGAAGAGGCGATTGGTGAAGTTGGTGGTGAATTTCCTCTTTTACTTTCGGACGGATGAAGCCGAG CCCATTGGAGCCCTGCTGCTGGAGCACTGCCGGATTGCCAAGGAAGAGCAGAGCAGCTTTTCTATCA GTTTCAGCGAGGAGCCCGACAGGAAGTACTACTTTGAGTGCAGCAGCGAGGAGCAGTGTCAGGAGTGGGTGGAGGCGCTGAGGAGAGCCAG CTACGAGTTCATGCGGAGAAGCCTCATTTTCTACCGTAACGAGATCCAGAAGGTGACGGGGAAG CCCCTTGTCTGCCGGCAGGACCCCTTGGAGCAGTATGGCATTTCGGAGGAGGCCCGCTTTCAGCTGAACCGCACGGGCAGAGTATGA
- the PLEKHJ1 gene encoding pleckstrin homology domain-containing family J member 1 isoform X2 has protein sequence MRKNCRPWRGSPRRKRRSWGCGAPRRAAPIGALLLEHCRIAKEEQSSFSISFSEEPDRKYYFECSSEEQCQEWVEALRRASYEFMRRSLIFYRNEIQKVTGKALSPDKKGSRSGALCPPLYRPNKLCLGKKKRKNAKGEIAFYFQEEKWKRSLILPISFQERTRKPKC, from the exons ATGAGAAAGAACTGCAGGCCCTGGCGAGGCAGCCCGCGGagaaagcggcggagctggggatGCGGGGCCCCAAGAAGGGCAGcg CCCATTGGAGCCCTGCTGCTGGAGCACTGCCGGATTGCCAAGGAAGAGCAGAGCAGCTTTTCTATCA GTTTCAGCGAGGAGCCCGACAGGAAGTACTACTTTGAGTGCAGCAGCGAGGAGCAGTGTCAGGAGTGGGTGGAGGCGCTGAGGAGAGCCAG CTACGAGTTCATGCGGAGAAGCCTCATTTTCTACCGTAACGAGATCCAGAAGGTGACGGGGAAG GCACTGAGCCCCGACAAGAAGGGCAGCAGGAGCGGGGCCCTCTGTCCTCCGCTGTACCGGCCGAATAAACTCtgtttggggaagaaaaaaagaaaaaatgccaAAGGAGAAATTGCTTTTTATTTCCAAGAAGAGAAGTGGAAACGGAGCCTAATTCTACCGATTTCCTTTCAAGAACGAACGAGGAAGCCCAAATGCTGA
- the PLEKHJ1 gene encoding pleckstrin homology domain-containing family J member 1 isoform X5, with translation MRYNEKELQALARQPAEKAAELGMRGPKKGSGFSEEPDRKYYFECSSEEQCQEWVEALRRASYEFMRRSLIFYRNEIQKVTGKALSPDKKGSRSGALCPPLYRPNKLCLGKKKRKNAKGEIAFYFQEEKWKRSLILPISFQERTRKPKC, from the exons ATGCGCTACAATGAGAAAGAACTGCAGGCCCTGGCGAGGCAGCCCGCGGagaaagcggcggagctggggatGCGGGGCCCCAAGAAGGGCAGcg GTTTCAGCGAGGAGCCCGACAGGAAGTACTACTTTGAGTGCAGCAGCGAGGAGCAGTGTCAGGAGTGGGTGGAGGCGCTGAGGAGAGCCAG CTACGAGTTCATGCGGAGAAGCCTCATTTTCTACCGTAACGAGATCCAGAAGGTGACGGGGAAG GCACTGAGCCCCGACAAGAAGGGCAGCAGGAGCGGGGCCCTCTGTCCTCCGCTGTACCGGCCGAATAAACTCtgtttggggaagaaaaaaagaaaaaatgccaAAGGAGAAATTGCTTTTTATTTCCAAGAAGAGAAGTGGAAACGGAGCCTAATTCTACCGATTTCCTTTCAAGAACGAACGAGGAAGCCCAAATGCTGA
- the PLEKHJ1 gene encoding pleckstrin homology domain-containing family J member 1 isoform X4: MRYNEKELQALARQPAEKAAELGMRGPKKGSVVKRRLVKLVVNFLFYFRTDEAEPIGALLLEHCRIAKEEQSSFSISFSEEPDRKYYFECSSEEQCQEWVEALRRASYEFMRRSLIFYRNEIQKVTGKDPLEQYGISEEARFQLNRTGRV, from the exons ATGCGCTACAATGAGAAAGAACTGCAGGCCCTGGCGAGGCAGCCCGCGGagaaagcggcggagctggggatGCGGGGCCCCAAGAAGGGCAGcg TGGTGAAGAGGCGATTGGTGAAGTTGGTGGTGAATTTCCTCTTTTACTTTCGGACGGATGAAGCCGAG CCCATTGGAGCCCTGCTGCTGGAGCACTGCCGGATTGCCAAGGAAGAGCAGAGCAGCTTTTCTATCA GTTTCAGCGAGGAGCCCGACAGGAAGTACTACTTTGAGTGCAGCAGCGAGGAGCAGTGTCAGGAGTGGGTGGAGGCGCTGAGGAGAGCCAG CTACGAGTTCATGCGGAGAAGCCTCATTTTCTACCGTAACGAGATCCAGAAGGTGACGGGGAAG GACCCCTTGGAGCAGTATGGCATTTCGGAGGAGGCCCGCTTTCAGCTGAACCGCACGGGCAGAGTATGA
- the PLEKHJ1 gene encoding pleckstrin homology domain-containing family J member 1 isoform X1: MRYNEKELQALARQPAEKAAELGMRGPKKGSVVKRRLVKLVVNFLFYFRTDEAEPIGALLLEHCRIAKEEQSSFSISFSEEPDRKYYFECSSEEQCQEWVEALRRASYEFMRRSLIFYRNEIQKVTGKALSPDKKGSRSGALCPPLYRPNKLCLGKKKRKNAKGEIAFYFQEEKWKRSLILPISFQERTRKPKC; this comes from the exons ATGCGCTACAATGAGAAAGAACTGCAGGCCCTGGCGAGGCAGCCCGCGGagaaagcggcggagctggggatGCGGGGCCCCAAGAAGGGCAGcg TGGTGAAGAGGCGATTGGTGAAGTTGGTGGTGAATTTCCTCTTTTACTTTCGGACGGATGAAGCCGAG CCCATTGGAGCCCTGCTGCTGGAGCACTGCCGGATTGCCAAGGAAGAGCAGAGCAGCTTTTCTATCA GTTTCAGCGAGGAGCCCGACAGGAAGTACTACTTTGAGTGCAGCAGCGAGGAGCAGTGTCAGGAGTGGGTGGAGGCGCTGAGGAGAGCCAG CTACGAGTTCATGCGGAGAAGCCTCATTTTCTACCGTAACGAGATCCAGAAGGTGACGGGGAAG GCACTGAGCCCCGACAAGAAGGGCAGCAGGAGCGGGGCCCTCTGTCCTCCGCTGTACCGGCCGAATAAACTCtgtttggggaagaaaaaaagaaaaaatgccaAAGGAGAAATTGCTTTTTATTTCCAAGAAGAGAAGTGGAAACGGAGCCTAATTCTACCGATTTCCTTTCAAGAACGAACGAGGAAGCCCAAATGCTGA